From Streptomyces sp. NBC_00775, one genomic window encodes:
- a CDS encoding VOC family protein translates to MSRTRLSTVVFDAPDAHELADFYMRLLGYVLRAEEPDWVLIGPPFEGTALAFETEPLYTPPVWPAGPGDQRMMLHLDIEVDDLAQETDRALAEGAKLADHQPQEDVRVFFDPAGHPFCLWVHTRQSRRKRRTPQ, encoded by the coding sequence ATGTCGCGTACGAGACTGTCCACCGTGGTGTTCGACGCTCCGGACGCCCATGAACTGGCCGACTTCTACATGCGGTTGCTCGGGTACGTGCTGCGCGCCGAGGAGCCGGACTGGGTGCTCATCGGCCCGCCGTTCGAAGGCACCGCGCTCGCCTTCGAGACCGAGCCGCTCTACACGCCGCCCGTATGGCCCGCGGGGCCCGGCGACCAGCGGATGATGCTGCACCTCGACATCGAGGTCGACGACCTGGCCCAGGAGACGGACCGTGCCCTCGCCGAGGGGGCGAAGCTCGCCGACCACCAGCCCCAAGAGGACGTACGGGTCTTCTTCGACCCGGCCGGGCACCCCTTCTGCCTCTGGGTGCACACCCGTCAATCGCGGCGGAAGCGCCGGACGCCTCAGTAG
- a CDS encoding DsrE family protein, which produces MAKKLVIKVTAGADAPERCSQAFTVAAVAVASGVEVSLWLTGESSWFALPGRAAEFELPHAAPLPDLIDSILAAGSLTLCTQCAARREITEKDVIEGVRIAGAQVFVQEAMADGTQALVY; this is translated from the coding sequence ATGGCGAAGAAGCTCGTGATCAAGGTGACGGCGGGGGCCGATGCCCCGGAGCGCTGCTCACAGGCGTTCACCGTCGCGGCGGTGGCCGTGGCCAGTGGTGTTGAGGTCTCCCTCTGGCTGACCGGCGAGTCCTCGTGGTTCGCGCTGCCGGGCCGCGCCGCCGAGTTCGAGCTTCCGCACGCGGCGCCGCTGCCCGACCTGATCGACTCGATCCTGGCGGCCGGGTCCCTCACCCTGTGCACGCAGTGCGCGGCCCGCCGCGAGATCACGGAGAAGGACGTCATCGAGGGCGTACGCATCGCGGGGGCGCAGGTGTTCGTGCAGGAGGCGATGGCGGACGGGACGCAGGCGCTGGTCTACTGA
- a CDS encoding FABP family protein encodes MIEIPSDLHKDLVPLVFLLGNWAGAGVHDFPGSEKCNFGQEVTFSHDGRDFLEYHSRTWVLDNDGNKVRPLETESGFWRIDADRKVEVTMTRDDGVVEIWYGELAKQKPQIDLVTDAVARTAASGPYTGGKRLYGYVKSDLMWVGEKQTPEVELRPYMSAHLKKVVTPEDVERWAKALPDDMPDDGIAFFK; translated from the coding sequence ATGATCGAGATCCCGTCCGACCTCCACAAGGACCTGGTCCCCCTCGTCTTCCTGCTAGGCAACTGGGCCGGCGCGGGCGTCCACGACTTCCCCGGCTCCGAGAAGTGCAACTTCGGGCAGGAGGTCACCTTCTCGCACGACGGCCGTGACTTCCTGGAGTACCACTCCCGCACCTGGGTGCTGGACAACGACGGGAACAAGGTCCGCCCGCTGGAGACCGAGTCCGGCTTCTGGCGCATCGACGCCGACCGCAAGGTCGAGGTCACGATGACCCGCGACGACGGCGTCGTCGAGATCTGGTACGGCGAGCTGGCCAAGCAGAAGCCGCAGATCGACCTGGTCACGGACGCCGTCGCCCGTACGGCCGCCTCCGGCCCCTACACCGGCGGCAAGCGACTGTACGGCTACGTCAAGAGCGACCTCATGTGGGTCGGCGAGAAGCAGACCCCCGAGGTCGAGCTGCGCCCCTACATGTCGGCGCACCTGAAGAAGGTCGTCACCCCGGAGGACGTCGAGCGCTGGGCGAAGGCCCTGCCGGACGACATGCCGGACGACGGGATCGCTTTCTTCAAGTAG
- a CDS encoding Fur family transcriptional regulator, producing the protein MVSTDWKSDLRQRGYRLTPQRQLVLEAVDTLEHATPDDILIEVRKTASGVNISTVYRTLELLEELDLVSHAHLGHGAPTYHLADRHHHIHLVCRDCTNVIEADVSVAAEFTAKLRDTFGFETDMKHFAIFGRCKDCAAKK; encoded by the coding sequence GTGGTGAGCACCGACTGGAAGAGCGACCTGAGGCAGCGCGGCTACCGGCTGACGCCGCAGCGTCAGCTTGTCCTCGAAGCCGTGGACACCCTGGAGCACGCGACCCCCGACGACATCCTCATCGAAGTGAGGAAGACGGCGTCGGGGGTCAACATTTCCACGGTCTACCGGACCCTGGAGCTCCTGGAGGAGCTGGACCTGGTCAGCCATGCCCATCTGGGCCACGGCGCGCCGACGTACCACCTGGCCGACCGGCACCACCACATCCACCTTGTCTGCCGCGACTGCACGAACGTCATCGAGGCCGATGTCTCGGTCGCCGCCGAGTTCACCGCGAAGCTCCGCGACACGTTCGGCTTCGAGACGGACATGAAGCACTTCGCGATCTTCGGCCGCTGCAAGGACTGCGCGGCGAAGAAGTAG
- the ygfZ gene encoding CAF17-like 4Fe-4S cluster assembly/insertion protein YgfZ → MKSPLLSLPGAVPAEGVDEAVAAHYGDLFREQRSLADGTGFVDLSHRAVVTVTGEDRLSWLHLLLTQHVTDLPVGRATEALILSAHGHIEHALYLVDDGETVWMHAEPGTQEALIAYLESMKFFYRVEVADRTADFAVVHLPAGSIAEVPQGVVVRETPYGRDLFLPRADLESYAADTEKHGPAVGLLAYEALRVENHQPRLGFETDHRTIPHELGWIGSAVHLQKGCYRGQETVARVQNLGKPPRRLVFLHLDGSEVHLPPHGTELHLAADGPDGRKIGFITTSVRHHELGPIALALVKRNVPVDAPLVADTTAAAQEVVVEP, encoded by the coding sequence ATGAAGAGCCCCCTGCTGTCCCTGCCCGGAGCCGTTCCCGCCGAGGGTGTGGACGAAGCCGTCGCCGCGCACTACGGCGACCTGTTCCGCGAGCAGCGTTCCCTCGCCGACGGCACCGGCTTCGTGGACCTCTCGCACCGCGCTGTCGTGACCGTCACCGGCGAGGACCGGCTCAGCTGGCTGCACCTGCTGCTCACCCAGCACGTCACGGACCTCCCGGTGGGCCGAGCCACCGAGGCCCTGATCCTCTCCGCGCACGGCCACATCGAGCACGCGCTGTACCTCGTCGACGACGGCGAGACGGTGTGGATGCACGCGGAACCCGGCACCCAGGAGGCGCTGATCGCCTACCTGGAGTCGATGAAGTTCTTCTACCGGGTCGAAGTCGCCGACCGGACCGCCGACTTCGCGGTCGTGCACCTCCCGGCCGGTTCCATCGCCGAGGTCCCGCAGGGCGTCGTCGTACGCGAGACGCCGTACGGCCGTGATCTCTTCCTTCCGCGCGCGGACCTGGAGTCGTACGCGGCGGACACCGAGAAGCACGGCCCGGCGGTGGGGCTCCTCGCGTACGAGGCCCTGCGCGTCGAGAACCACCAGCCGCGCCTCGGCTTCGAGACCGACCACCGCACCATCCCGCACGAGCTGGGCTGGATCGGCAGCGCGGTGCACCTCCAGAAGGGCTGCTACCGCGGCCAGGAGACCGTCGCCCGCGTGCAGAACCTGGGCAAGCCCCCGCGCCGTCTGGTCTTCCTGCACCTCGACGGCAGCGAGGTCCATCTGCCGCCGCACGGCACCGAACTCCACCTCGCGGCCGACGGCCCGGACGGCCGCAAGATCGGCTTCATCACGACGTCCGTACGCCATCACGAGCTGGGCCCGATCGCGCTGGCACTGGTGAAGCGGAACGTACCCGTGGACGCGCCGCTGGTGGCCGACACCACGGCGGCGGCGCAGGAAGTCGTCGTAGAGCCGTAG
- the dtd gene encoding D-aminoacyl-tRNA deacylase has product MRAVVQRVDGASVVVDGETVGEIDGEGLCVLVGVTHEDTKEKAAQLARKLWSVRMLADEKSCSDIDAPLLVISQFTLYGDARKGRRPTWNAAAPGDVAEPLVDEVVAQLRALGATVATGRFGAQMRVSLTNDGPFTVLLEM; this is encoded by the coding sequence ATGCGTGCGGTGGTGCAGAGAGTGGACGGCGCGAGCGTCGTCGTGGACGGCGAGACGGTCGGCGAGATCGACGGCGAGGGGCTGTGCGTCCTCGTCGGGGTCACGCACGAGGACACCAAGGAGAAGGCGGCCCAACTGGCCCGCAAACTCTGGTCGGTCCGCATGCTGGCCGACGAGAAGTCCTGCTCCGACATCGACGCCCCGCTGCTCGTCATCAGCCAGTTCACCCTGTACGGCGACGCCCGCAAGGGCCGCCGCCCTACCTGGAACGCCGCCGCCCCCGGCGATGTGGCCGAGCCCCTGGTCGACGAGGTCGTCGCCCAACTCCGCGCCCTGGGCGCGACGGTGGCGACGGGCCGCTTCGGCGCGCAGATGCGCGTCTCGCTGACGAACGACGGCCCGTTCACTGTGCTCCTGGAGATGTGA